The genomic segment GAGGATAAAGCAAACAGACAATGGGgtactgcgggggggggggggggtgaggagtgAGTAGGGTACTGCAAGGGGGGGAGAGGGGTCAGTGGGGTACTGATGAGAGGGGTGAGGGGTCAGTGGGGTACTGCAGAGCCACAGAGGGGCGGAGTGAGGATTACTAGGAGACTGATGCGTTGGCCTGTCAGAAAGAACTGCTACTACCCCCCAGCCGTGTCTGCTTGACTGTTTGAGGCTGGACGCTTTCAGGTCTGTATGAATCCCCCCCTTGAACTTCTCAGACCGGATCATGCtgcctcctccccctccccgccacacccaccacaccctctCACCATCCAGGCCGTTGTGCTGCTCGTAGCCCCTCTTGCCCAGGATGGTGGGCGAGCCGTGGCTGAGGATGGGAGTGGACTTGATTGGTGTCAGGCTGCCAGTGGGGACAGCGCTGCGGCGAGTTGGGCCAGCTTTGGGGGGGCTCGGGTGGGCCTCTGAGCAGTCGCAGGGTCATGAAGGGGGGCAGCGAGAAGGGAGGAGATTAAAGACAAATTGACAGACATGGAATGGCTGTAGACATTAGGAGTGTAACGGTACACATATTAGTACTAAAAATTTTCGGTACAGGTCTTTCCGTACTATACGCATTCGTATAGAACGAATGCAACTAATATGGAACGTTCGTCTTTGAGCGTTTTCCCCGAGCAACATTCGGAAAGGGGCAGAAGAAGCCGCGCTGCTACGCATGCGTGCGCATGTCTCAATGTGAAGCTTGAATACAAGTACAGCAcaagtattttttaaaatgctacaccatccatccatccattttgcaaactcttacgcttatcctactggttcgcggggggtccggagcctgtcccggaagcaaaGGGCATGTGgcaggggaacaacccaggacggggggccagcccatcgcagggcacactcacacaccattcacgcacacatgcacacctacgggcaatttagcaagtccaattagcctcagcatgtttttggactgtggcgggaaagcggagtacccggaggaaaccccacgacgacatggggagaacatgcaacctccacacacatgtaacccaggcggacacttgaacagtgctaaccactataccaccatgccgcccccatgctaCACCATaataatggatatttattttgttatgctttgcattttttgagacaatatttgTGTTGCACAGTTCTAATGTGAAGCAGAAAGCTGCAGATGTGAATACAGTACAGATCAGGTGCAGCTAATTTTCTAAATGTGCACtttaatggatatttattttatttctatcTACGTTAGActatatttattttgatttacttttaagtaccttttagttttttattagtAAGTTGCAGCAATACTGAGACTTTTTAAGTTATACTTTGCTAAGTAAAGCACTgtttaaaggaaaaaaagaagctatttgtttttttccttttacctCTACTGTACGGAAAGCATATTGAACTGTGAACTCAAAACCGAGGTACGAAACGTGATTCTTGGGTACATTACACCCCTAGTAGATATGCATGAAAAATTTACTTTACCAGAAACTCTCAAAGACAATTCTTTCACTGCCCTCTACTGGCAGCTATTAGCATGGTTAATCTTAAAAGCACTTACAGTGGGAAAAAGTTCACTAGTTTATGACCTGAAACTAACTACTATACTataaaatacaatacaatagaACCGGGATCtttatactaaatatgcatgggAGATGCAAGAACTAACAAGAACTAAGCGAAACTAAACACATTAGTTAATACAAATCTGCACTGTCTCCCCAACGAAAATGGACAAGTTGTTTTGTTAGTTATTAAATCTGGCTAGCAGATCGCTCTTTTGGTTTCACAGGAAAAAGTTTCACCATTGGCATTGGTGATATTAGACAAAagtatattgttattgattataTTTTTGCATCCAAAAAAATTGATACACAAGCAAAAATGGAATCATTAAATGTAACTGAGGtacaaataattccatctgctcaatttttgctctgctAATTTTCTCTTTTCCCCGCACTTCTATGCAACAATCAAATAAGTGACAGTGCTTGCGGTCAACCAATCACAAAGTTTATTGCTCTAAGTGTGTATCCAGTAGTTCGTGTTCAAATGAAAAGTACCTAGTCCAGAGTAAGGACTAGAAAAGGGTTCCTGaactgcctctgaggaactacaATTGGGCCGAGGTCCTGTGGTATGAACGTCACAAAAGTTCCTGGTTCTTGAAAAAGATTCTGGTTCCTGAAAAAAGTTCCTGTGGTGTGAAAACACCCAATCAGAAACCAAGGTCAGTTACGCAAGTTACACTCTAGAATCAGACAAAGAATACATGTTTTTTATCTAAAGTACCATTCTTCATCTTCAGGTTCACTAGTAAAGCAAAAGAAAAGTTCTGCATTCACTCACCTAGATACTTGACCACAGCCTCTAAAGGTTTCCGCACGATCGGCTTTGATGGCAGCGGAGTCTTGACAATATCTGGCAGTCGCACCACACCTGCCATCCAGGGAACAGCACGACATCTGCTTGACTACAGAGCCTCCCTGCGGCAGGCGTACAGCCACCCAATGTCACATGAGAAACGCGGCAGGCGTAAGGCCTTGCTGCCTTTACATGTCAACATGGACATAAGCTGCTCACACTCTGCCCTGATGGCGGCGCTGTTGACAGGTGCGTGCGGGAAACGGGCGAGGCGTCTGGGCCGTAGCAAGTCCCGGCAGGCCCTCCTGGTGGCCCGGGTCAGCTGAGACGTGTGCAGGTAGAACGCCTGCCTGGTTTTAGCTGCGAACCTGGGGTTTGAACCATGTCTCACAGACTGCCCGTGGGTACCCTGAATAGGAGTTCAGGGGGAACAGGGTTACTCAGGGGAGCAGGAGACTGTctcgtgtgtgggggggggggggggggggcatgtggggAAGAAAGCCAAACATCGCTACAGCAGTGACCTACCGAGCTGCTGCGGTTTGGTCCTGGCCGCTCGCCATCCAGCCGCGTAGGCATCTTCAGCCCACCATACTTCTTCCagtatgtccagcagggggcacacaAGCGACACTGCATGAGAGGTGGACCCCACGAGTACCACTGGTGCGAGGCTGTcgctgcaaagagatggacggTAGGCAGGTGGGTGAGTCACATGACAGGAGAATCCCTTGACCCGCGCTAACATCCAGACTAGTCAGGCAAATGGAGCCCCCCACTGGACTCACTGTAGCAGCTTTCGCAGCCCCGGCCTGCTcctgccgcctggcctgccgagCCCGGAGTTGCTCCAGCCCCGTTCACCAAGCCTTGCTTCACTACGTCAAGACTCAGCTGGTTTGGGTTGGGCTTGTTGCTAGGAGTAATAAAACCAGGTGTAAGGgtgggggacagaggaggaccTTCTTCCTGGAGCTCCAGCACCCACTTCCCACAAGCACCCTCTGAGAACTCCCTTGAAATCCACCTGGCATCCCCCTCACCATAAACACCCTACTGGAATCCCTCTTGTGCCCCCCGCCACTCCTGCAAGCACTCACTAGTTGGGGATGTAGACCTGCTTTAGCTTGCTCTCCGCTTCAGCTGCCTTCAGCCGTTTCTGTGACAATATGGACATAAATACGGCAGCGGGGTCAGACCACAGGGCTCAGAAGAGACAAGAAATGAGTCTCTGCAGAACGGAGTAGTGTCCATATGAAAAGGTGACGAGCAGCACAGCAGGGGTGCCAAAAGGTCATTTCGACTGGCCGAGAAAGACGTCAAAACACGTTATTTCAGATAGTGATCGGATATTTACTAGACATATAGGTCAGACAATGGCTACAATTAACAGATATCTATAATTAAATGCCTGTTACATATCTGTTCATACAGACATTTTCTATGCTTGTTTACACTTAGCAAAATGCAGATAATGCAAAGGAAATGCACGTGGGTTTCACCCACTTCGTCATATTCTCTTCCTGGTGACTCGCCCACCTTTTGGCACACCCACTAACCCTTCAAAATGGCCACAGACCTCTCAACAGATCCATCAAGCTTTTGATACGCCCACTACTCGAGCCTGCAGAGAATTATATTTGGAGCAGCTGGCCAGTGCAAGGAAGATGGAGTGAGAAAGTGGTGGAACGGAGAGGCAGGATGGCGGCCCCACCTGCTGCACATATCTGTCCGTTGTCTTCCACATGTAGTAATACTCAATGATGCTGGTCAGGGACTTCCAGGGAAGCTGTGGCAGGGAGAGCGTTAGGGTCAGCAACTggtggaggcggggggggggggggggggggggtgattgtaCAGGGTAGCCTAGAAGCACAGCCGTACACAGGCGAGAGCTCACAGTAATTATATTCCATGGAAACATGAAATCCAGGTTCCTACTTGCCTCAGTCTCTCAATCCCTTTATGTCAGTAAGCCCCATCAATCAATGCAGCAAAAACCAAGACGGATCAAAGCGTGTCACTCCCTGAGGGTCATCCTGTGCTCCTCTCGCTACTTCACCCATATCCTAGCATGCACCTGCCAAAGGTAAGGCCGTCTAACCAAGCCAGACACAGCGTTGCTGTTGTTACCACATACAGTAGCATCAGGGGCATGTAGAGGGGTGGGACCACAGGggaccccagctgaaagctgattaacCCCCAAAAGTGCCCCTATTCTGTTCAAAATATATCATTTGTTGGCCCCGGCGTACAAATTATGGCCTTTCTTATGACCCCACCCGAAAATATCCGAGAATCACCTGCTGATTGGTGTGTCTCTCATACCCCACCACGGTCACTCACAAAGTCCTGTTGGATGTCACTGAAGTCCTTGCCGTACTTCTCCAGGGCCTCCTCAAACAGGCCAGCCTCGGAGGCACTCCACTCCTCCATCTCGTCGCGGCACAGTACTGGGCCACCGTGGGGCACTAGGGCGGCGATGGCCCGGGACATGTCGTA from the Brienomyrus brachyistius isolate T26 chromosome 19, BBRACH_0.4, whole genome shotgun sequence genome contains:
- the LOC125714649 gene encoding metastasis-associated protein MTA1-like isoform X3, whose protein sequence is MENPEMVELSEKQKHQLRHRELFLSRQLESLPATHIRGKCCVTLLNETEALASYLDREDCFFYSLVYDPQQKTLLADKGEIRVGSKYQADVADSPGEGEDGERDQSRLEEKVWDPSSPLTEKQIDQFLVVARSVGTFARALDCSSSVRQPSLHMSAAAASRDITLFHAMDTLHKAGYDMSRAIAALVPHGGPVLCRDEMEEWSASEAGLFEEALEKYGKDFSDIQQDFLPWKSLTSIIEYYYMWKTTDRYVQQKRLKAAEAESKLKQVYIPNYNKPNPNQLSLDVVKQGLVNGAGATPGSAGQAAGAGRGCESCYTTASHQWYSWGPPLMQCRLCAPCWTYWKKYGGLKMPTRLDGERPGPNRSSSGTHGQSVRHGSNPRFAAKTRQAFYLHTSQLTRATRRACRDLLRPRRLARFPHAPVNSAAIRAECVVRLPDIVKTPLPSKPIVRKPLEAVVKYLEAHPSPPKAGPTRRSAVPTGSLTPIKSTPILSHGSPTILGKRGYEQHNGLDGKPNHGQTRPMVREPSSVAEHSAVGPKPRHHVGRSCPSGRMTQGGFLPPRKRQCTNWTDPCGELYFLAKGGTRQIKRLLSARQIRRAARRPHQPITVLPCQSGPSLRRPAIDEPIVIED
- the LOC125714649 gene encoding metastasis-associated protein MTA1-like isoform X4; protein product: MAANMYRVGDYVFFENSSSNPFLIRRIEELNKTVNGNVEAKVVCFYRRRDISSTLIALADKHARELEEEMENPEMVELSEKQKHQLRHRELFLSRQLESLPATHIRGKCCVTLLNETEALASYLDREDCFFYSLVYDPQQKTLLADKGEIRVGSKYQADVADSPGEGEDGERDQSRLEEKVWDPSSPLTEKQIDQFLVVARSVGTFARALDCSSSVRQPSLHMSAAAASRDITLFHAMDTLHKAGYDMSRAIAALVPHGGPVLCRDEMEEWSASEAGLFEEALEKYGKDFSDIQQDFLPWKSLTSIIEYYYMWKTTDRYVQQKRLKAAEAESKLKQVYIPNYNKPNPNQLSLDVVKQGLVNGAGATPGSAGQAAGAGRGCESCYTTASHQWYSWGPPLMQCRLCAPCWTYWKKYGGLKMPTRLDGERPGPNRSSSGTHGQSVRHGSNPRFAAKTRQAFYLHTSQLTRATRRACRDLLRPRRLARFPHAPVNSAAIRAECVVRLPDIVKTPLPSKPIVRKPLEAVVKYLEAHPSPPKAGPTRRSAVPTGSLTPIKSTPILSHGSPTILGKRGYEQHNGLDGGRSKAPAPCWEILSKRPNDPGWLPAPQKEAVHKLD